The Pseudanabaena sp. FACHB-2040 genome includes a window with the following:
- a CDS encoding ParM/StbA family protein: protein MNQTSLVKTSSDAEVPKENGGLPKSILSVDLGRTSTKTSISRDPNSVVFIPANVKHLAMEQVQGGAFEARATEPLSDIWLVYQGSGYAVGQLAEDFGANLGVGQSKVNDALVKVLACIGYFQLRDEISVVLGLPYHSQDQFEREKEQLISLLMGPHVMSYRGEPITITINKVWVMPEGYGSILWSEVQEKKDASLDFTKLPVAIVDIGHQTTDCLMVDNFRFARGVSRSEAFAMSQFYEQVASQIEGADSQSLALIAAVNRPKGERFYRPRGANKPTNLDDILPNLKESFSREMCNRLLAWLPERVTDVILTGGGGEFFWEDIQRLLKEAKINAHLATPCRQANALGQYIYGEAQVAAARSARSVA from the coding sequence ATGAATCAGACATCGCTGGTAAAAACATCTAGCGATGCCGAAGTTCCTAAGGAAAACGGTGGGTTGCCCAAATCCATTTTAAGCGTTGATTTGGGGCGAACCTCTACGAAGACCTCTATCAGTCGCGATCCCAACAGCGTCGTCTTCATCCCTGCTAACGTTAAGCATTTGGCAATGGAACAGGTGCAGGGGGGAGCCTTTGAAGCCCGTGCAACTGAACCCCTTTCAGACATCTGGTTGGTTTACCAGGGCAGTGGCTACGCTGTAGGACAGCTAGCAGAAGACTTTGGCGCTAATCTAGGGGTCGGCCAATCTAAAGTTAACGATGCTTTGGTCAAAGTTCTGGCCTGCATTGGCTACTTCCAACTGCGAGACGAGATTTCGGTGGTGCTAGGCCTGCCCTATCACTCCCAGGACCAGTTTGAGCGCGAAAAAGAACAGCTAATCAGTTTGCTGATGGGCCCGCATGTTATGAGCTACCGAGGTGAACCCATCACCATCACCATCAACAAGGTTTGGGTAATGCCCGAGGGTTACGGCAGCATTCTATGGAGTGAAGTCCAAGAAAAGAAGGATGCCAGCCTCGACTTTACCAAGCTGCCAGTTGCAATTGTTGATATCGGTCATCAAACCACTGATTGCCTGATGGTAGACAACTTCAGATTTGCTCGCGGGGTTTCTAGAAGTGAAGCTTTTGCCATGAGCCAGTTTTATGAACAGGTGGCATCTCAAATTGAGGGGGCAGATAGCCAGTCTCTGGCTTTGATTGCGGCTGTAAATCGACCTAAAGGGGAACGGTTTTACCGTCCTCGGGGAGCAAATAAGCCAACCAACTTAGACGATATTTTGCCTAACCTCAAAGAGAGTTTCTCTCGAGAGATGTGTAACCGATTGTTGGCTTGGTTGCCAGAGCGCGTTACAGATGTCATCCTCACTGGCGGCGGCGGAGAATTTTTCTGGGAAGATATCCAGCGGTTATTGAAAGAAGCCAAGATTAATGCTCACCTCGCTACGCCCTGCCGTCAAGCCAACGCCCTAGGGCAGTATATTTATGGGGAGGCCCAGGTAGCGGCGGCCCGTTCGGCCCGTTCTGTGGCTTAG